From a single Bremerella cremea genomic region:
- the fabD gene encoding ACP S-malonyltransferase — translation MSKIAFLFPGQGAQSVGMGKVLYDSLPAAKEYFDRANEVLGYDLASVCFEGPAEKLDSTVHSQPALFVTSIAALAKLRDQSPDVLLSAEATAGLSLGEYTAMVFAGVMEFEDALKVVQVRGEAMQAASDAVPSGMVSILGLEPDAVEKICDEAREDGILQIANLLCPGNIVVSGTNDACERAAEIAEKSGAMKVIPLAVAGAFHTEIMRPAVEKLAEALAGVTLSAPKIPVISNVDAQPHDDVEEIRSLLQQQVCSQVRWEQSMRYLLDQGFDEFYEIGAGKVLRGLMKRINRKVSFNGVEA, via the coding sequence ATGAGCAAGATCGCATTCCTCTTCCCAGGACAGGGTGCTCAGAGCGTTGGCATGGGGAAGGTCCTCTACGACTCTCTGCCGGCCGCCAAAGAGTACTTCGACCGAGCAAATGAAGTTTTGGGTTACGACCTGGCTTCGGTTTGCTTTGAAGGTCCTGCGGAAAAGCTTGATTCGACCGTTCATAGCCAGCCAGCGTTATTTGTGACCAGTATCGCCGCGTTGGCGAAACTACGCGATCAATCGCCAGATGTGCTGCTCTCGGCGGAGGCTACCGCTGGGTTGAGCTTGGGTGAATACACGGCGATGGTATTCGCTGGGGTGATGGAATTTGAAGATGCCCTGAAGGTTGTTCAGGTGCGTGGCGAAGCCATGCAAGCCGCTTCGGATGCTGTTCCGAGTGGAATGGTTAGCATTCTGGGGCTCGAACCGGATGCGGTCGAGAAAATTTGCGACGAAGCCCGCGAAGATGGGATTCTGCAAATTGCCAACCTGCTTTGTCCTGGCAATATCGTGGTTTCTGGCACCAATGACGCTTGTGAGCGGGCTGCCGAGATTGCTGAGAAGAGCGGGGCAATGAAAGTCATTCCGCTGGCCGTGGCGGGGGCTTTTCATACCGAGATCATGCGACCGGCAGTTGAAAAACTGGCGGAAGCACTTGCCGGCGTCACGCTTTCGGCGCCGAAGATTCCCGTTATTTCCAACGTTGATGCTCAGCCGCACGACGACGTCGAAGAGATTCGGTCGCTTTTGCAGCAGCAGGTTTGTTCGCAGGTTCGCTGGGAGCAATCAATGCGATATTTGTTGGATCAGGGGTTTGATGAGTTTTACGAGATTGGTGCCGGTAAGGTGTTGCGTGGCTTGATGAAACGCATTAACCGCAAGGTTTCTTTTAATGGTGTGGAAGCCTAG
- a CDS encoding acyl-CoA desaturase, translated as MPNRSATEHQACHEKPLGVFPLQIWWPYALGIVGMHLLALLAFWPWLFSWTGVASVLVGHYLFGMLGMTVGYHRLLTHRSFQCPAWLEYTFAVLGVCCLQDTPVRWVATHRHHHQHSDQQADPHSPLVNFTWGQMGWLMVKNRDVGHVAHVDRYARDLIRDPFYRWLERKQNGLIIFLLHVLVIFLLGAGIGAITGGREEAWRMGLSLLVWGVAVRTVVVWHVTWAVNSLTHLWGYRTYSTSDNSRNNWLVGLLAHGEGWHNNHHALPTAAAHGRAWWEVDFSYRLICSLEYVGLAWNVLRPEKKSAPK; from the coding sequence ATGCCCAATCGCTCTGCTACTGAGCACCAAGCCTGCCACGAGAAACCCCTTGGCGTTTTTCCGCTTCAAATTTGGTGGCCCTATGCGTTGGGCATCGTCGGCATGCACCTGCTGGCGTTGCTTGCCTTTTGGCCTTGGTTGTTCAGCTGGACTGGTGTCGCTTCCGTTCTCGTTGGGCATTACCTGTTCGGCATGCTTGGCATGACCGTCGGCTATCATCGCTTGCTCACCCATCGCAGCTTTCAGTGCCCAGCCTGGCTGGAATACACGTTTGCCGTACTCGGAGTCTGCTGCCTACAAGACACTCCGGTTCGCTGGGTTGCCACGCATCGCCATCACCATCAACATTCCGACCAACAAGCCGATCCCCACAGCCCACTGGTAAACTTTACCTGGGGACAAATGGGCTGGCTCATGGTCAAGAACCGGGATGTCGGCCACGTAGCTCATGTCGATCGCTATGCCCGTGACTTAATTCGAGATCCGTTCTATCGCTGGCTGGAACGGAAGCAAAACGGTCTGATCATCTTCCTTTTGCATGTGCTTGTCATCTTTTTGCTAGGAGCAGGCATCGGCGCAATAACCGGTGGCAGGGAAGAAGCTTGGCGAATGGGGCTAAGCCTGCTGGTGTGGGGAGTTGCCGTGCGAACGGTTGTCGTTTGGCATGTGACCTGGGCCGTAAACTCGCTGACGCACCTATGGGGCTATCGCACTTATTCGACCAGTGACAACAGCCGTAACAATTGGCTCGTAGGCCTACTCGCCCACGGGGAAGGCTGGCATAACAATCACCACGCCCTGCCCACCGCAGCCGCACATGGCCGAGCATGGTGGGAAGTCGACTTCTCGTATCGTTTGATTTGCAGCCTGGAATACGTGGGCTTGGCCTGGAACGTTTTACGTCCAGAAAAGAAATCTGCCCCCAAATAG
- a CDS encoding ferritin-like domain-containing protein, whose translation MDQAMIDKLNEILRHEWTGVAQYSQAAFVVTGLWREVYNEIFLESAKESFGHAQIIGQKIAALGGVPTIERNQVKQTDDLHEMLKNALEFESMAVKHYEEALAMADGKNRPLVVLLEEVLLQEQDGVDQFTMILKDPAVAAQAKGGNASKVG comes from the coding sequence ATGGATCAGGCAATGATTGATAAGCTGAACGAGATTCTACGGCACGAGTGGACTGGCGTTGCTCAATATTCGCAAGCTGCGTTTGTAGTGACCGGATTGTGGCGAGAAGTTTACAACGAAATCTTCTTGGAAAGTGCCAAAGAGTCGTTCGGGCATGCTCAAATAATTGGGCAGAAGATCGCCGCGCTGGGAGGCGTTCCTACAATCGAACGAAATCAAGTGAAGCAAACAGACGATCTGCATGAGATGCTGAAGAACGCCCTCGAGTTCGAGTCGATGGCCGTGAAGCATTATGAAGAAGCATTGGCGATGGCTGATGGCAAAAATCGCCCACTGGTGGTGCTGCTAGAAGAAGTTCTGCTGCAAGAGCAGGATGGCGTCGATCAGTTTACGATGATCTTGAAAGACCCTGCCGTCGCCGCCCAAGCCAAGGGTGGAAATGCCTCGAAGGTTGGCTAA
- a CDS encoding sodium-dependent bicarbonate transport family permease has translation MLIVLVLMVSVAGQAFAQNADTSAIPIILGQSLKSKDNKVEAVPNGGAEKGEKSELKTLPIGSRIFKAVVEVAHPDELKVGESVDVSVVAIGKEGSHATAVLKNVRLHSVESLPGTTDQVPPEESDEAETVVEHGHELPAVFPTRIVGLVVKGGEVEKIRLADAQGVLRISEHVHKATGGMLGEIANNFVSNLFQPLLLFFFMGFAIPLLRVPFEFPKALYQSLTIYLLVAIGWHGGELMAELPSSELAVAGGLAAVGFIVNGTIGLSATWILRAFTPMRRIDAVTVGSYYGSDSAGTFVTCLGILAALGLHHDSYMPVMLAVMEIPGCLVGLFLISRLRGSGMDKLGNMPDEPGYLGDANALVADAESGDVHSESYEDTHHSPPVAKSVGAAVAGHRSGALNLKILHEVFLNPGLYMLFGGIIVGFISGRQALVDPHVVEGPNNLFLTMFKGALCLFLLEMGITACQRLSDLKTAGIGFVLFGVLAPVLFATFGMCALHAYSMALGHQFETGTYALFAVLCGAASYIAVPAVQRIAIPEASPTLPLAASLGLTFTWNVTLGIPIYIEIAKKIIEFMPVTG, from the coding sequence ATGTTGATAGTGCTTGTGTTGATGGTGTCCGTTGCCGGTCAAGCGTTTGCACAAAATGCTGACACCTCAGCAATACCGATAATTCTCGGCCAATCTCTTAAATCAAAAGACAACAAGGTCGAGGCAGTTCCTAACGGAGGAGCTGAAAAGGGGGAAAAGTCCGAACTGAAAACGCTGCCAATTGGTAGCCGGATTTTCAAGGCGGTCGTGGAAGTTGCCCATCCAGACGAGCTGAAAGTTGGTGAAAGCGTCGACGTGTCTGTCGTCGCGATTGGCAAAGAAGGTTCGCACGCCACTGCGGTTTTGAAAAACGTGCGTCTGCACTCGGTCGAATCTTTGCCCGGTACGACTGATCAGGTTCCGCCAGAAGAATCGGACGAAGCAGAAACCGTGGTCGAGCATGGTCATGAGTTGCCTGCCGTTTTTCCGACCCGGATTGTTGGGTTGGTGGTGAAGGGTGGAGAGGTCGAGAAAATTCGCCTAGCCGATGCTCAAGGCGTGTTGCGTATCTCGGAGCATGTTCACAAAGCAACCGGGGGCATGTTGGGCGAAATTGCTAATAATTTTGTGTCGAATTTGTTTCAACCTTTGTTACTGTTCTTTTTCATGGGATTTGCGATTCCGCTGCTGCGTGTCCCATTTGAATTTCCCAAAGCACTTTATCAAAGTTTAACGATATACCTGCTAGTCGCGATCGGCTGGCATGGTGGCGAGTTGATGGCCGAGTTGCCATCTTCGGAACTGGCGGTCGCCGGCGGGTTGGCCGCAGTGGGGTTCATCGTGAATGGTACCATTGGATTGAGCGCAACGTGGATTCTGCGTGCGTTCACTCCGATGCGCCGGATCGATGCGGTGACCGTCGGTTCCTATTATGGATCAGACTCGGCAGGCACGTTTGTGACCTGCCTGGGGATCCTCGCTGCCTTGGGGCTTCATCACGATAGTTACATGCCGGTCATGTTGGCCGTCATGGAAATTCCTGGCTGTCTGGTGGGGTTGTTTTTGATTTCGCGTTTGCGTGGAAGTGGCATGGACAAGTTGGGCAACATGCCTGACGAGCCTGGTTACCTTGGCGATGCAAACGCATTAGTGGCTGACGCCGAGAGTGGTGATGTGCATAGTGAAAGCTATGAAGATACGCATCATAGCCCGCCGGTTGCCAAGAGTGTTGGGGCCGCTGTCGCGGGTCACAGGAGCGGTGCTTTGAACCTGAAGATCCTTCACGAGGTCTTCTTGAATCCTGGTTTGTACATGTTGTTCGGCGGCATCATTGTGGGTTTTATTAGTGGCCGTCAGGCACTTGTTGACCCGCACGTGGTTGAAGGTCCGAATAATTTGTTTCTCACGATGTTCAAAGGGGCTCTTTGCTTGTTCCTGTTGGAAATGGGCATTACGGCTTGCCAGCGTTTAAGTGACTTGAAGACGGCGGGCATTGGCTTTGTGTTGTTCGGTGTTTTGGCACCGGTGTTGTTTGCCACTTTCGGAATGTGCGCCTTGCATGCCTATAGCATGGCTTTGGGGCATCAGTTTGAAACAGGAACCTATGCGTTGTTCGCGGTGCTTTGTGGTGCGGCTTCCTATATCGCGGTGCCTGCCGTTCAGCGAATTGCTATACCCGAGGCCAGCCCCACGTTGCCGTTGGCAGCCTCGCTTGGTTTGACTTTTACTTGGAACGTTACGCTCGGCATTCCGATCTACATCGAAATCGCCAAGAAGATCATCGAATTCATGCCAGTTACTGGCTAA
- a CDS encoding class I SAM-dependent methyltransferase yields MKPEQLKRIFREGWTNQSVVDHRVARFIRGEFGFEPLRRAWKEALEKAASYGNAKQAIDMGTGPGTIAQFWAEMGMDTIGADFSSTMLASARQIAAEKKLDITFIEADVETPPFADETFDLVSSRAVLFTLPHPGYTVARWMRLLRPGGLLVLIGELSPTDPEKQKKAFRPAPGWKPSDVYREAMQQLPFREHSDKMLRVVMEAAGLQEITSIAMEGVVAARHEYEKLEPACGVLQGTPYVLVGRRP; encoded by the coding sequence ATGAAGCCGGAACAGCTTAAAAGAATCTTCCGCGAAGGATGGACAAATCAGAGCGTCGTCGATCACCGAGTTGCTCGTTTCATCCGAGGAGAATTTGGCTTCGAACCGTTGCGACGTGCTTGGAAAGAAGCGTTGGAAAAAGCGGCTTCTTATGGTAACGCCAAGCAGGCCATCGACATGGGGACAGGGCCAGGCACAATTGCCCAGTTTTGGGCCGAGATGGGTATGGACACGATTGGTGCCGATTTCTCCTCCACAATGCTCGCCTCGGCTCGCCAAATTGCTGCCGAGAAAAAACTGGACATCACGTTTATCGAGGCGGACGTTGAAACGCCTCCGTTTGCTGACGAAACGTTCGACTTGGTATCGAGCCGTGCCGTCCTGTTCACGTTGCCTCATCCTGGCTATACCGTGGCACGTTGGATGCGGCTGCTTCGCCCCGGGGGCTTGCTGGTGTTGATTGGCGAGCTTTCGCCAACCGATCCTGAAAAGCAGAAGAAAGCATTTCGTCCTGCCCCTGGCTGGAAACCGAGTGACGTCTATCGCGAAGCAATGCAGCAACTTCCCTTTCGCGAACATTCCGACAAGATGTTGCGCGTAGTGATGGAAGCAGCAGGCCTTCAAGAGATTACCAGCATTGCTATGGAGGGCGTTGTTGCAGCTCGCCACGAATACGAAAAGTTAGAGCCTGCGTGTGGAGTTTTGCAGGGAACCCCGTACGTGCTTGTCGGTCGACGCCCCTAA
- a CDS encoding ABC transporter substrate-binding protein produces the protein MTDLAGREVTIAQPVRRIVLMRSLCIYELATVLGDETAERLVAWDSSLKTGDRDTYDKFVERFPELKETKVLGDVLKDAVSAESVLALKPDLIIMNTYMQQRKSNGLQRLEDAGVPILYLKFDDPFQDPQKSIRLLGKVLGKEERAKEAADWVDAQLAEVLQRQESIQGAVPTVYIEAGTHGSGQYGNTFGSNEEGRVANWAGVMAQLRCKNIAAGVVSGLYGMGVIRPEYLFTQDPDAVVITGASWSAFPDSLRLGYFAEQQTASRTLRSFTERTGWKNLKAIQNEKLYGIHARFGSHITSFAAAQQISKWLYPNEFGDLRPGDNLRIFHEKFLPVQFSGTWMVGLPNE, from the coding sequence GTGACGGACCTGGCGGGGCGTGAAGTGACCATTGCGCAGCCAGTCCGACGGATCGTCTTGATGCGCAGCCTATGCATCTACGAACTCGCAACCGTCCTAGGAGATGAAACGGCGGAGCGTTTAGTTGCGTGGGATTCGTCGCTAAAGACGGGAGATCGAGATACATACGATAAGTTCGTAGAACGTTTTCCTGAATTGAAGGAAACGAAGGTCTTGGGAGATGTCTTGAAAGATGCCGTAAGTGCCGAGTCGGTGTTGGCACTAAAGCCGGATCTGATCATCATGAACACGTACATGCAGCAGAGAAAATCGAACGGGCTGCAGCGGTTGGAGGATGCCGGTGTACCGATCCTATACCTGAAATTTGACGATCCCTTTCAAGATCCGCAGAAGAGCATTCGTTTGTTAGGTAAGGTGCTCGGTAAAGAAGAACGGGCCAAGGAAGCGGCAGACTGGGTAGATGCTCAATTGGCAGAAGTGCTGCAGCGACAAGAATCCATCCAAGGGGCTGTCCCGACCGTTTATATCGAGGCGGGCACTCATGGAAGTGGTCAGTATGGAAACACCTTTGGTAGCAACGAGGAGGGCCGCGTTGCGAATTGGGCTGGGGTTATGGCGCAGCTACGCTGCAAAAACATTGCGGCGGGCGTCGTATCGGGGCTTTACGGAATGGGGGTGATTCGCCCCGAGTATCTGTTTACACAAGACCCCGATGCGGTGGTGATTACTGGGGCAAGTTGGTCTGCTTTCCCCGATAGCCTGCGGTTAGGGTATTTCGCCGAACAGCAAACGGCGTCAAGAACGCTTCGCAGCTTTACAGAGCGTACCGGATGGAAGAATTTAAAAGCGATCCAAAACGAAAAGCTCTACGGAATCCATGCCCGCTTCGGTAGCCACATCACAAGTTTTGCTGCGGCTCAGCAGATCTCAAAGTGGTTATATCCCAACGAATTTGGGGATTTGCGTCCTGGCGATAATCTGCGAATCTTTCACGAGAAGTTTCTGCCGGTTCAGTTCAGCGGTACTTGGATGGTTGGTCTACCGAATGAGTAA
- a CDS encoding FecCD family ABC transporter permease: MSNESTESAASSGQGYRRRSAVRVAILGAVFAGVVFVALLDMVLGPANLTWSEMWSTVWHPAASDPIHRTILWSFRLPTMLLAISVGAALGVAGAEMQTILNNPLASPFTLGISAAASFGAAIVLVGGASTMAWGGAWLVPISAFVFTLLCALAIYFIGRRNGASTDTIVVGGVALHFLFSSGVAFLQFVAAEDALQAIVFWIFGSLQGANWTNVAIVSAVLLVVCLVLSRNAWQLTALRLGDEHAQSLGVNVAQVRLQTLVLVSIVTATAVCFTGTIGFVGLVAPHVARSLVGEDQRFFMPLSGLLGAILVCAADVISKSLVPETTFPIGIVTAAIGAPCLAFIALAMRRAYQCP, from the coding sequence ATGAGTAATGAGTCGACCGAATCGGCTGCTTCAAGCGGGCAAGGGTATCGACGGCGATCTGCCGTGCGAGTGGCAATTCTGGGGGCAGTGTTCGCAGGTGTTGTGTTTGTGGCACTGCTTGATATGGTCTTGGGGCCGGCGAATTTAACCTGGTCCGAGATGTGGTCGACCGTGTGGCATCCAGCCGCGTCTGATCCAATCCATCGCACGATCCTTTGGAGCTTTCGGCTTCCGACGATGCTGCTCGCGATTAGCGTGGGTGCGGCATTGGGGGTCGCGGGAGCAGAGATGCAAACGATTCTAAACAACCCTCTCGCCAGCCCTTTCACCTTGGGAATCTCTGCCGCTGCAAGTTTTGGAGCGGCCATTGTTCTGGTGGGTGGCGCGTCGACGATGGCTTGGGGCGGAGCTTGGTTGGTGCCAATCAGCGCGTTTGTGTTTACGCTTTTATGTGCCTTGGCAATCTATTTCATTGGCAGACGAAACGGGGCTTCGACCGATACGATCGTCGTAGGGGGTGTCGCCCTGCATTTTTTGTTTAGCTCTGGCGTTGCCTTCTTACAGTTTGTTGCGGCCGAGGACGCGCTTCAAGCAATCGTTTTCTGGATCTTCGGCAGCCTTCAAGGGGCGAACTGGACGAACGTAGCGATCGTCTCCGCTGTTTTGCTTGTGGTTTGTCTCGTGTTGAGCCGCAACGCTTGGCAGCTTACGGCTTTGCGACTGGGGGACGAGCATGCCCAGAGCTTGGGTGTGAACGTTGCCCAGGTACGGCTTCAAACGTTGGTGCTTGTTTCAATTGTGACAGCGACGGCGGTTTGCTTCACCGGAACCATTGGTTTTGTCGGCTTGGTGGCCCCGCATGTCGCTCGATCGCTGGTTGGCGAAGACCAACGTTTTTTCATGCCGTTGTCTGGCTTGCTGGGGGCTATCTTGGTTTGTGCCGCCGATGTGATCAGCAAGTCGTTGGTGCCTGAGACGACGTTTCCGATAGGTATCGTCACCGCCGCAATTGGCGCGCCTTGCTTAGCGTTCATTGCCTTGGCAATGCGGAGGGCCTATCAATGCCCTTAA
- a CDS encoding ABC transporter ATP-binding protein, protein MPLKAKQLSFRYGTHPILQDIDFQATPGITALIGPNAAGKSTLLKCLCGVLRPEGEVELDGKSIASWTHQQVTAQISYLPQAFAPQAALTVFETVLLGRLPHLRWKVAPEDLQIVEQALGELELSMLAERRLNQLSGGQVQAVAICQALVRHPKVLLMDEPTSNLDLRRQFDVIQYIQASTQRDRIATVVALHDLNLAARFADQVYVLHQGQLHSHGKPKDVLTPKMIAQVYGVEARVVEDEGELLINFLGPTNSHCNRRDTRE, encoded by the coding sequence ATGCCCTTAAAAGCCAAGCAGCTTTCTTTTCGTTACGGTACGCACCCGATCTTGCAGGATATCGATTTTCAGGCAACCCCTGGGATTACCGCATTGATTGGCCCCAATGCAGCAGGCAAGTCGACCTTACTGAAGTGTCTTTGTGGTGTGTTGCGTCCGGAAGGCGAGGTGGAGCTAGATGGAAAGTCGATTGCTTCCTGGACGCATCAACAAGTTACCGCGCAAATCAGTTACCTGCCGCAAGCGTTTGCCCCTCAAGCCGCGCTGACGGTCTTTGAAACGGTGTTGCTGGGAAGGCTACCACACTTGAGGTGGAAAGTCGCGCCCGAGGATTTACAGATCGTCGAGCAGGCACTCGGCGAGTTGGAATTATCGATGTTGGCCGAACGACGACTGAACCAATTGAGCGGCGGGCAAGTTCAGGCGGTGGCCATTTGTCAGGCGCTTGTTCGTCACCCGAAGGTTCTTCTGATGGACGAGCCGACGTCGAACCTTGATCTGCGACGGCAATTTGATGTGATCCAATATATTCAGGCCAGCACCCAACGAGACCGCATTGCCACAGTTGTGGCGTTGCACGATTTGAACCTGGCGGCACGCTTCGCTGACCAGGTCTATGTTCTTCACCAAGGGCAACTCCATAGCCATGGTAAGCCTAAAGATGTACTTACTCCCAAGATGATCGCCCAGGTTTATGGCGTCGAGGCACGCGTTGTCGAAGATGAAGGGGAGTTGTTGATTAATTTCCTCGGACCAACCAATTCGCACTGTAATCGCAGAGATACCAGAGAATGA
- a CDS encoding carboxypeptidase regulatory-like domain-containing protein yields the protein MKLNNLALLLLAATTLPGCFGGNQSYDTIETFPVAGTVQINGVPARGALIRFWPKQEQAGVKYPITPSGRVDAQGNYQLTSYEGPDGAPPGDYSITITWPDPDWRPPGGGMPPPPPDRLQGKFADQSNAIRDFTVVAGENKVEPIILNDVKILKGSKLPSASH from the coding sequence ATGAAGTTGAACAATCTTGCATTGTTACTCCTCGCAGCGACGACTTTGCCCGGGTGTTTTGGTGGTAATCAAAGTTATGACACCATCGAGACTTTTCCCGTTGCTGGAACCGTGCAGATTAATGGCGTCCCAGCCCGGGGAGCCCTTATTCGCTTCTGGCCGAAGCAGGAGCAAGCAGGAGTGAAATATCCGATCACGCCGTCAGGGCGAGTCGACGCACAGGGAAACTATCAGTTAACATCGTATGAAGGGCCTGATGGTGCTCCGCCGGGCGATTATTCGATTACGATTACCTGGCCAGATCCCGACTGGCGACCGCCCGGTGGTGGAATGCCCCCGCCTCCGCCTGATCGATTGCAGGGGAAGTTCGCTGACCAAAGCAATGCGATTCGTGATTTCACGGTGGTAGCAGGAGAAAACAAAGTTGAGCCAATTATTCTAAACGATGTGAAGATCCTGAAGGGATCGAAGTTGCCTTCCGCTTCCCACTGA
- a CDS encoding PepSY-associated TM helix domain-containing protein, protein MSKNRRVRWRNLWLRIHRWLGLVAGLLFVLMGLSGSFLVFHHAIDAWLNPDLLISEVADVSHSLDEIMAVAKEQGETEEHVLKFADAPREASGVWTVWFQQPIQDAPFRQVYVDPYSAQVTGKRVRGEYLTTFIYLLHMKLLAGRAGANIVGISGILLLISFVSGIYLWWPMWRHSWRAAFAIRGGSRFVFDSHKVLGLGSLPLLLVIAFSGVYMVFPSWFEAVPRLLADEKRPSSPLISQVTPGAKTISVDRAVEIAQEILPAAELNRIHFPTNEKGVYSIRLRQPGDVRQHMGNSRVWLDRYSGQVLAVRDWNEHSAVDTFFAWQFPLHNGEALGLGGRWFVFLSGVVLAILYFTGFWLWFRKKRAHWKQKQKQRVLRGKQTVVSDFIPPSPSQISR, encoded by the coding sequence ATGTCGAAAAATCGTCGCGTCCGTTGGCGCAATCTTTGGCTTAGAATTCACCGGTGGCTCGGGCTCGTTGCCGGTTTATTGTTTGTCTTGATGGGGCTAAGCGGAAGTTTCCTGGTGTTTCATCATGCCATAGATGCTTGGCTCAATCCTGACTTGCTGATAAGCGAAGTTGCGGACGTTTCTCACTCACTGGACGAGATCATGGCCGTGGCCAAAGAGCAGGGGGAAACGGAGGAGCATGTTCTGAAATTCGCCGATGCCCCGCGCGAAGCATCCGGTGTTTGGACCGTCTGGTTCCAACAGCCAATCCAAGACGCACCATTTCGGCAGGTCTATGTCGATCCCTATTCGGCTCAAGTAACCGGGAAGCGGGTGCGTGGTGAATACCTGACAACGTTCATCTACCTGCTTCATATGAAGCTTCTCGCCGGCAGGGCAGGGGCAAATATTGTTGGCATTTCCGGTATCTTGCTGCTGATTTCCTTCGTGTCGGGAATCTATCTGTGGTGGCCCATGTGGAGGCACAGCTGGCGAGCTGCGTTTGCGATTCGAGGGGGCTCACGTTTTGTCTTTGATAGCCATAAGGTGCTCGGCCTGGGAAGTCTGCCGTTGTTGCTGGTGATTGCGTTTTCCGGGGTTTACATGGTTTTTCCGAGTTGGTTTGAAGCGGTGCCACGTCTTCTAGCTGACGAGAAACGCCCAAGCAGCCCGTTGATTTCGCAGGTAACGCCAGGGGCAAAGACAATTTCGGTAGACCGAGCTGTCGAAATTGCTCAAGAGATCTTGCCTGCTGCAGAGCTAAACCGGATTCACTTTCCCACGAATGAAAAGGGTGTGTACTCGATTCGTCTTCGTCAGCCAGGCGATGTACGCCAACACATGGGCAATAGCCGTGTCTGGTTAGATCGATATAGTGGTCAGGTATTGGCTGTGCGCGATTGGAATGAGCACAGCGCAGTCGATACTTTTTTCGCTTGGCAATTCCCCTTGCATAATGGTGAGGCTTTGGGGCTTGGGGGACGCTGGTTCGTTTTCCTGAGTGGCGTTGTGTTAGCGATTCTTTATTTTACGGGGTTTTGGCTGTGGTTTCGCAAAAAGCGGGCGCACTGGAAACAGAAACAAAAGCAGCGTGTGCTACGTGGCAAGCAAACGGTGGTTAGTGATTTCATACCCCCCAGCCCGAGCCAGATCTCTCGTTGA
- the rpmF gene encoding 50S ribosomal protein L32: protein MAVPKRKQSNSRTGMRRAHDGLKARQLTLCPNCLQERRVRVAVPTHVVCPECGHYMGRNVIPSDEVAE, encoded by the coding sequence ATGGCAGTACCTAAGAGAAAACAATCGAATTCCCGTACCGGCATGCGTCGCGCTCACGACGGCCTCAAGGCTCGTCAGTTGACCTTGTGCCCGAATTGTTTGCAAGAACGTCGCGTTCGCGTTGCTGTTCCGACGCATGTGGTGTGCCCAGAATGTGGTCACTACATGGGACGCAACGTGATCCCTTCGGACGAAGTCGCTGAATAA
- a CDS encoding HdeD family acid-resistance protein: protein MTTAKQPSVTWLYLIGFLTVAMGVVALASPLIAGAAVIFLVGAVMLVVGITQVIGGIHADDTMSHKLMALILGVVTTAGGLAALFHPLLGLEVLTLFLAAYFVAEGIWKVIASFNFRPAQGWMAMLFSGVVTWLLGALIWLQWPASGLWAVGILVGVDLLMTGMALLALAATVGKVSDQIDKQLHDGQAPA from the coding sequence ATGACAACCGCCAAACAGCCAAGCGTAACCTGGCTCTACCTCATCGGTTTCCTTACCGTCGCAATGGGTGTGGTGGCATTAGCATCGCCATTAATCGCAGGCGCTGCAGTTATTTTCCTAGTTGGCGCAGTAATGCTGGTTGTAGGTATTACGCAGGTGATTGGTGGCATCCATGCCGACGACACCATGTCGCATAAACTTATGGCCCTAATCCTGGGTGTGGTGACAACCGCAGGCGGCTTGGCAGCACTGTTTCACCCGCTGCTTGGTCTGGAAGTCCTTACCTTGTTCCTGGCAGCTTACTTTGTGGCCGAAGGAATCTGGAAAGTGATCGCTTCGTTCAACTTTCGCCCAGCCCAAGGCTGGATGGCCATGCTCTTTAGCGGTGTGGTCACCTGGTTACTAGGTGCGTTGATTTGGCTGCAATGGCCTGCCTCTGGCCTCTGGGCGGTCGGAATTTTGGTGGGCGTCGACCTGTTAATGACCGGTATGGCCCTACTTGCCCTAGCTGCAACTGTCGGCAAGGTCAGCGATCAAATCGACAAACAACTACACGACGGGCAAGCACCAGCTTAA